The Rhinoderma darwinii isolate aRhiDar2 chromosome 8, aRhiDar2.hap1, whole genome shotgun sequence genome has a window encoding:
- the CLIC3 gene encoding LOW QUALITY PROTEIN: chloride intracellular channel protein 3 (The sequence of the model RefSeq protein was modified relative to this genomic sequence to represent the inferred CDS: inserted 2 bases in 1 codon; deleted 1 base in 1 codon; substituted 1 base at 1 genomic stop codon), whose amino-acid sequence MICVGGLQQTTSCHMSCYVSSSDPLKPVLRSVISVSEHEVSGKASLTDVRHGGMWFVQLNRRGSVQRCTAEEKTRGENHTCKIPVKIRPXRTAATTRGPSSTSQSXSSTMVDEPKIELFVKSSEDGESIGANPFSQRLAMILMFKGCTFTLNTVDMKRAPDVLKELAPGTQPPFLIYNNDVKTDVNKIEEFLEENLTAPRYPSMTPKYKESNTAGNDVFQKFSAYIKNQVPALEDNLQKSLLRSLLKLDLYLKNPLTHELACDPKMTVSKRKYLDGDNLTLPDCNMLPKLHIINIVCKHYRNFEIPKNLQGVSRYLQNAEELKAFKYTCPNSSEIILFYRDVVKKMP is encoded by the exons ATGATCTGTGTGGGAGGTCTCCAGCAGACTACCTCTTGTCATATGTCCTGTTACGTCTCCTCCTCAGACCCCCTGAAGCCTGTGCTGAG GAGTGTCATAAGTGTATCAGAACATGAAGTGTCGGGAAAAGCTTCTCTGACTGACGTGAGACATGGAGGAATGTGGTTTGTGCAGCTT AATAGGAGAGGGAGTGTACAGCGATGCACAGCAGAGGAGAAAACCAGAGGCGAGAATCACACCTGCAAAATCCCAGTCAAGATCAGGCCCTGACGGACTGCGGCCACCACAAGGGGACCCTCCTCGACATCACAGTC GAGCAGCACCATGGTGGATGAGcccaaaattgagctctttgtcaAG TCAAGTGAAGATGGTGAAAGTATCGGCGCAAATCCCTTCTCGCAACGTCTGGCCATGATATTGATGTTTAAAGGATGCACCTTCACACTGAACACCGTGGACATGAAGAG AGCCCCAGATGTCTTAAAGGAATTGGCTCCAGGAACACAACCGCCATTTCTTATTTACAACAATGACGTCAAAACAGACGTAAATAAGATTGAAGAGTTTCTGGAGGAGAACCTGACCGCGCCACG TTATCCAAGTATGACGCCAAAATACAAGGAATCCAACACGGCCGGGAATgacgtcttccaaaaattttCTGCATACATCAAAAATCAAGTCCCAGCCCTGGAAGACA ATCTACAGAAGAGCTTGCTGCGGTCGCTACTGAAGTTAGACCTTTACCTGAAGAACCCCCTTACCCATGAGCTGGCCTGTGACCCCAAAATGACTGTCTCAAAAAGGAAGTACCTGGACGGAGACAATCTGACCCTGCCCGACTGCAACATGCTGCCTAAACTCCACATCATCAAT ATTGTTTGCAAACACTATCGCAATTTTGAGATCCCCAAAAACCTTCAAGGCGTCTCCCGCTATCTGCAAAACGCGGAGGAACTGAAGGCTTTCAAGTACACCTGCCCCAACTCCAGTGAAATCATCCTCTTCTACCGCGATGTGGTCAAGAAAATGCCCTAG